In one window of Candidatus Binatia bacterium DNA:
- the mvk gene encoding mevalonate kinase has protein sequence MSRHANAQPEGDALHPLRVGQGRAPGKVILLGEHAVVYGWPAIALPVDRWVHVEVGPGNLVPTETDSGTLHGNTPPVSIRQLLSLAGSLLRLPAEHLAVRVNSAVPPGMGLGSSAALSVALIRAIADYYGIALEDGDVSNCAYKLECLFHGQPSGVDNTAVALGSLLRFVRGKSPLPLSAPAPLPLVVLLGDQPRSTRTVVELLQRRREHDPQTVDASFARIGQLAERAAAAIERGDWGILAVTMNENQRILHNLGVSTPEIDTLVAQALTAGAWAAKVTGAGGGGAVVCLCPENRAAFVERFLARGCQCFPVNWPPEDGGEHERYVAQSSISTERL, from the coding sequence TTGTCGCGTCACGCAAACGCGCAGCCTGAGGGCGACGCCTTGCATCCACTCCGCGTTGGCCAAGGCCGGGCCCCCGGCAAAGTCATCCTTCTCGGGGAACATGCCGTTGTTTACGGGTGGCCCGCCATCGCTTTGCCTGTGGACCGCTGGGTGCACGTCGAAGTGGGGCCGGGCAATCTCGTCCCGACAGAAACAGATTCTGGAACGCTGCACGGTAACACGCCGCCCGTAAGCATCCGGCAACTTCTGTCCCTCGCCGGAAGCCTCTTGCGGCTGCCGGCGGAGCACTTGGCCGTTCGGGTGAATTCGGCGGTTCCTCCGGGAATGGGGCTCGGCAGCTCGGCAGCCCTGAGTGTCGCGCTCATCCGGGCGATAGCCGATTACTATGGAATCGCGTTGGAGGACGGTGACGTGAGCAACTGCGCCTACAAGCTCGAATGCCTATTCCACGGCCAACCGTCCGGTGTCGACAACACCGCCGTCGCCCTAGGCAGTTTGCTCCGCTTCGTTCGCGGCAAGAGCCCGCTGCCCCTCTCTGCGCCAGCGCCGCTTCCGCTTGTCGTCCTCTTGGGAGACCAGCCCCGATCCACGCGGACCGTGGTCGAGCTGCTCCAGCGACGCCGCGAGCACGATCCGCAAACAGTGGACGCGAGTTTCGCCCGGATCGGACAACTCGCGGAACGTGCCGCCGCTGCCATCGAGCGAGGAGACTGGGGAATCCTCGCCGTGACCATGAACGAAAATCAAAGAATTCTTCACAATCTTGGGGTTTCTACTCCGGAGATCGACACGTTGGTGGCACAAGCCCTCACGGCGGGGGCCTGGGCAGCAAAGGTCACGGGCGCAGGCGGGGGCGGTGCTGTGGTTTGTCTTTGCCCAGAAAATCGGGCCGCCTTTGTGGAACGCTTTCTTGCCCGTGGCTGCCAATGCTTTCCGGTGAACTGGCCCCCTGAAGATGGAGGTGAACATGAACGATATGTTGCGCAGTCAAGCATTAGCACCGAGCGCCTCTGA
- the hpnH gene encoding adenosyl-hopene transferase HpnH: protein MRFPLHIATDMIKWQLKNWWRGNKRYPFVLMLEPLHTCNLACIGCSPERYNGDLKDRLPLDECLRAVDECGAPVVSICGGEPTIYPELPELVQGIIARKRHIYLCTNGILLDRFYQRSQPHKRLSINVHLDGLRDTHDFVVNRNGVFDKAIAMIKEGKRRGYSVCTNTTIYRETDMDEIEAMCALLTELGVDGILLSPGYHYDALSGDHFLYKDEIHEKFRRVLALAEKYPVSSTPLFLQFAAGRRDYPCTPWGNPTRTPKGWKGPCYLIAGRYYPTWKEFWSGVDWDYWESRQDPRCQNCLMHSGFEPSVIRKLGENPRDVWTMVKWNLSNPPRAASATQR, encoded by the coding sequence ATGCGTTTTCCGCTGCACATTGCCACCGACATGATCAAATGGCAGTTGAAGAACTGGTGGCGCGGCAACAAGCGCTATCCTTTTGTACTGATGCTGGAACCCTTACACACATGCAACTTAGCTTGCATCGGGTGCTCGCCCGAGCGCTACAACGGTGACCTGAAGGACCGTTTACCCTTAGACGAATGCCTGCGCGCGGTGGACGAATGTGGCGCACCGGTGGTGTCCATTTGCGGCGGCGAACCAACTATTTACCCCGAGCTCCCGGAGCTCGTACAAGGGATCATCGCACGCAAGCGACACATTTACCTCTGTACCAACGGCATTTTGCTCGACCGCTTTTATCAGCGCTCGCAACCGCACAAACGACTCTCGATCAATGTCCATCTCGACGGGCTGCGCGACACCCATGACTTTGTCGTCAACCGTAACGGTGTGTTCGACAAAGCTATCGCCATGATCAAGGAGGGAAAGCGCCGCGGCTATTCGGTGTGTACAAACACCACAATCTACCGGGAAACCGACATGGACGAAATCGAGGCCATGTGCGCCTTGCTCACCGAGCTTGGTGTGGATGGAATTTTGCTTTCGCCGGGCTACCACTACGACGCGCTCAGCGGCGATCACTTCCTTTACAAGGATGAGATCCACGAAAAATTCCGCCGGGTACTCGCGCTGGCGGAAAAATACCCGGTGTCTTCGACACCGCTATTCTTGCAGTTTGCCGCTGGCCGACGAGACTATCCCTGCACGCCATGGGGCAACCCAACGCGAACGCCGAAAGGTTGGAAAGGCCCCTGCTATCTGATTGCCGGGCGTTACTACCCGACCTGGAAAGAGTTTTGGAGCGGCGTTGACTGGGATTACTGGGAATCGCGGCAAGACCCGCGCTGCCAAAACTGCCTCATGCACTCGGGGTTCGAACCGTCCGTGATCCGAAAACTCGGAGAGAATCCCCGCGATGTCTGGACGATGGTCAAGTGGAACCTGTCAAACCCACCCAGAGCCGCCAGTG
- the shc gene encoding squalene--hopene cyclase, translating into MNDMLRSQALAPSASEEIGSEIEKALDETIRRTQSHLLRIQSSAGYWHFPLEANVTMDAEYVFFNRFMRREAARPEARLTEHMLSTQNPDGSWSLYPGGPGNVSLTIEAYFALKLCGFSVNDNRLTKAREFIRAQGGLARAGVFTRCFLAYFGQFPWYGLPSMPVELILLPPWFPVNIYAFSSWARETVVPLTILMALRPQIPLGPEFHLQELWLEPPSPDAVAFPRGDRTLSWRNFFLAVDATLKLLGKHVPWAPLRRHALRRAEQWILERQDRNGGWGGIQPPMLNCVMALKTLGYPDDHPVILKGIQAIDDFLIADGDALMMQPCVSPTWDTALAAKALLDSGLNADHPALSRAAEWLIQNQIFRRGDWSIYNPDLDPGGWAFEFANDWYPDVDDTAVILMQLQRIHTKNHRAKQRAIAYGLNWALGMQSQNGGWAAFDTDNDSEFLNQIPFADMEAMIDPPTEDLTGRLLELMGQYGYDLQSSRVRKAHRFLLRTQRPHGAWWGRWGANFIYGTWSVLSGLRAIGDDLRASHVRRAVAWLKHHQNPDGGWGETLASYDDESLAGRGESTASQTAWAILGLLAGEDGVSPELLRGVRFLLQTQKSDGTWEERLWTGTGFPRHFYLRYDGYRIYFPLMALGQVRQRLQQVRSGRASAENTHLAPTRGVSP; encoded by the coding sequence ATGAACGATATGTTGCGCAGTCAAGCATTAGCACCGAGCGCCTCTGAAGAGATCGGTAGCGAGATCGAGAAAGCCCTCGACGAGACGATCCGCCGCACCCAAAGCCACCTGCTGCGGATCCAATCCAGCGCTGGTTACTGGCACTTCCCGCTCGAAGCCAATGTCACCATGGATGCCGAGTACGTTTTCTTTAACCGCTTCATGCGGCGCGAGGCTGCGCGGCCAGAGGCACGGCTGACCGAGCACATGCTCTCCACCCAAAACCCAGACGGATCTTGGTCACTGTACCCGGGTGGACCAGGCAATGTGAGCCTGACGATCGAGGCTTACTTTGCGCTCAAACTCTGCGGGTTTTCGGTCAATGACAACCGCTTGACCAAGGCGCGCGAGTTCATTCGCGCGCAGGGTGGGCTCGCACGTGCCGGCGTGTTCACTCGCTGCTTTCTCGCCTACTTCGGCCAATTCCCTTGGTACGGACTTCCGTCGATGCCGGTGGAGCTGATCCTCCTCCCACCTTGGTTCCCTGTGAACATTTACGCGTTTTCGAGCTGGGCTCGCGAAACTGTGGTCCCGCTCACCATTCTTATGGCACTGCGGCCACAGATACCGCTCGGCCCCGAATTCCATCTACAAGAGCTTTGGCTCGAGCCCCCCTCGCCCGATGCCGTGGCATTTCCTCGCGGCGACAGGACCTTGAGCTGGCGGAACTTCTTCCTGGCCGTGGACGCAACTCTGAAGTTGCTCGGGAAACACGTGCCGTGGGCCCCTCTACGCCGTCATGCGCTGCGGCGCGCCGAGCAGTGGATCTTAGAGCGACAAGACCGCAACGGTGGCTGGGGCGGGATTCAACCACCCATGCTGAATTGCGTGATGGCGCTCAAGACCCTCGGTTACCCTGACGATCATCCTGTAATTCTCAAAGGCATCCAGGCGATCGACGACTTCTTGATCGCTGACGGAGACGCGCTCATGATGCAGCCGTGCGTGTCGCCCACTTGGGACACCGCACTCGCTGCCAAGGCCCTGCTCGACTCCGGTTTGAACGCGGATCACCCGGCATTGTCCCGAGCCGCCGAGTGGCTGATTCAAAACCAAATATTCCGTCGCGGCGACTGGAGCATCTACAACCCAGATCTCGATCCCGGAGGCTGGGCCTTCGAGTTTGCCAACGATTGGTATCCGGACGTCGACGACACCGCCGTCATCTTGATGCAGCTCCAACGCATCCACACCAAGAATCACCGCGCCAAGCAGCGGGCAATTGCCTACGGCCTCAACTGGGCGTTGGGCATGCAAAGTCAGAACGGTGGCTGGGCCGCCTTCGATACCGACAACGACAGCGAATTCCTCAACCAAATTCCCTTTGCCGACATGGAGGCAATGATCGATCCGCCCACCGAAGACCTCACCGGCCGGTTGCTCGAGTTGATGGGACAATACGGTTACGACTTGCAAAGCTCGCGGGTCCGCAAAGCGCATCGATTCCTGCTGCGCACGCAACGCCCCCATGGTGCCTGGTGGGGCCGTTGGGGCGCGAACTTTATTTACGGGACTTGGTCGGTCTTGTCTGGCTTGCGTGCCATTGGCGATGACCTGCGCGCGAGCCATGTACGCCGCGCAGTAGCTTGGCTCAAACACCACCAAAACCCCGACGGCGGATGGGGCGAGACCCTGGCTTCGTATGACGACGAATCCCTAGCAGGGCGGGGCGAGTCGACCGCATCGCAAACCGCATGGGCGATCCTCGGCCTGCTTGCCGGCGAGGATGGCGTCAGCCCGGAACTGCTGCGGGGCGTGCGCTTCCTCTTACAAACGCAAAAGTCGGACGGCACTTGGGAGGAGCGGCTCTGGACCGGCACCGGCTTTCCCCGCCATTTTTACCTTCGCTACGACGGCTACCGCATCTACTTCCCGCTCATGGCCCTTGGCCAGGTGCGCCAGCGCTTACAACAAGTTCGCTCGGGCAGAGCTAGCGCCGAGAACACGCACCTTGCCCCCACACGAGGCGTTTCACCATGA
- the mvaD gene encoding diphosphomevalonate decarboxylase, translating to MEGLRAVTGTGRRDEPVKRVRARAHPNVALVKYWGKRDRQLNLPSVGSISLTLGGLSTEVTIQAAEGPNDEYWSNGHRVEGQALRNVSQFVRLCCALAGSEGAISVHTRSNFPVAAGLASSASTFAALTLALTHFLGLNLSRQQLSALARRGSGSACRSLWGGFVEWRAGELPDGSDSFALPLPWPHDWPLAVVIAVIDPNPKPIGSRDGMHRSTTSPFYPVWVSTQDADLDTARAAIRSGDLERLGTLAEHNCLKMHAVALTAQPPLIYWAPGTLAAIATVRELRATGVPAYFTIDAGPQVKVLCDKTDESRVAAALRDTPGVTEVLLTRPGEDARLVEEPLS from the coding sequence GTGGAAGGCTTGAGAGCGGTAACTGGCACCGGAAGGCGAGACGAGCCAGTAAAGCGCGTCCGGGCTCGAGCTCACCCCAATGTCGCCCTGGTAAAGTACTGGGGGAAACGCGACCGACAGCTCAACCTTCCGAGTGTTGGCAGCATCTCATTGACCCTGGGGGGGCTCTCTACAGAAGTCACGATCCAGGCGGCCGAAGGGCCAAACGACGAGTACTGGTCAAACGGTCACCGCGTCGAAGGACAGGCGCTTCGCAATGTCAGCCAATTTGTCCGACTCTGCTGTGCACTTGCCGGGAGCGAGGGGGCCATATCCGTCCACACTCGGAGCAACTTTCCAGTGGCCGCAGGTTTAGCATCGTCGGCCTCAACGTTCGCGGCTCTGACCCTTGCACTCACGCACTTTCTCGGCCTGAACCTTTCCCGGCAGCAACTGAGTGCCTTGGCAAGACGTGGGTCCGGATCAGCATGCCGATCACTCTGGGGAGGATTTGTCGAGTGGCGCGCGGGCGAACTGCCTGACGGCAGTGATTCGTTCGCATTGCCGTTGCCCTGGCCGCACGATTGGCCTCTCGCAGTAGTGATTGCCGTCATCGATCCGAATCCAAAACCCATCGGCTCACGGGACGGCATGCATCGATCCACGACCTCGCCCTTTTACCCCGTGTGGGTGTCCACTCAAGATGCCGACCTAGACACCGCCCGTGCTGCCATTCGTTCTGGCGACCTCGAGCGGCTGGGGACCTTGGCAGAACATAACTGCCTGAAGATGCACGCGGTGGCCCTAACTGCTCAACCGCCACTAATCTACTGGGCACCGGGAACGCTTGCCGCCATCGCCACCGTACGAGAACTGCGCGCGACCGGGGTCCCAGCGTACTTCACGATCGATGCCGGTCCACAAGTCAAAGTGTTGTGCGACAAAACCGACGAGTCTCGCGTAGCCGCTGCCTTGCGTGACACACCAGGAGTTACGGAAGTGCTGTTGACTCGCCCCGGCGAGGACGCGCGTTTGGTCGAGGAGCCACTTTCATGA
- the hpnE gene encoding hydroxysqualene dehydroxylase HpnE, whose protein sequence is MSSNGFSPTPSACSAPVVVIGGGLAGLASAVELSDRGHQVLLLEAKRRLGGRAASFREPVTGDEIDNGQHAMMGAYHHTLSFLQRIGAQPKLTRQERLRVPYVHVPSRQHATLEAAELPAPLHAAFAIARFALLPPRERLQALLGGLKILTICKQNPRFLQDLTVEDLLQFCGQTRRTRERLWHPVAVATMNERPSRAAAAPFAEVVVRAFFASRRDSQFVFPRVPLSVLYVHDALKFIQRRGGEVRTGAVVEELVCERGRALAVRLRNGALLPASAVVCALPPEGAHKLLAPHGIDVPCGAYTPIVSLHLWFDGPPRLPSFVGLLGTRAQWVFDRESLWQQTANAAVRLPHILSVVISAAYEEVEFSDGTLVDTIKDELARAFPHLRALRLRHAAVIRERRATPSLTPEFERCRPTIATHLPNVFLAGDWVATRLPATIESAVASGFAAAEAVVQAVGRA, encoded by the coding sequence ATGTCGTCAAACGGATTCTCACCAACCCCAAGCGCATGCTCGGCACCCGTAGTCGTTATCGGCGGCGGGCTCGCTGGTCTTGCATCTGCAGTTGAGCTGAGCGACCGAGGACACCAGGTCTTGCTGCTCGAAGCTAAACGACGCCTCGGGGGCCGAGCGGCGTCGTTCCGCGAACCGGTGACCGGTGACGAGATCGACAACGGCCAACACGCCATGATGGGCGCATACCATCACACACTCAGTTTCCTCCAACGCATTGGTGCACAGCCAAAGCTGACGCGCCAGGAGCGCTTACGTGTACCCTATGTGCATGTCCCCTCCAGGCAGCATGCGACGCTCGAAGCGGCCGAGCTGCCCGCCCCTCTTCACGCTGCTTTCGCCATCGCCCGCTTCGCCCTGTTACCGCCCCGTGAAAGGCTGCAAGCCCTGCTCGGGGGCCTGAAGATTCTCACGATCTGCAAACAAAATCCACGGTTCCTCCAGGACCTGACAGTCGAGGATCTGTTGCAGTTTTGCGGGCAAACGCGGCGCACACGCGAGCGCCTCTGGCACCCAGTGGCCGTCGCCACCATGAACGAGCGGCCCTCGCGTGCCGCCGCGGCGCCGTTTGCCGAAGTCGTGGTGCGAGCCTTTTTTGCTTCCCGCCGCGATTCCCAATTTGTTTTCCCCCGCGTGCCGCTTAGCGTTCTATACGTGCACGATGCACTAAAGTTTATCCAGCGCCGAGGCGGCGAGGTGCGCACTGGCGCAGTGGTGGAAGAGCTAGTTTGCGAGCGTGGTAGAGCCCTGGCCGTTCGGCTGCGCAATGGTGCACTCTTGCCGGCGTCGGCAGTGGTGTGCGCTCTGCCTCCGGAGGGGGCGCACAAACTGCTCGCTCCCCACGGGATCGACGTGCCTTGCGGAGCCTACACGCCAATTGTTTCCTTGCATCTTTGGTTCGATGGCCCGCCCCGCCTGCCATCGTTTGTGGGCCTTCTCGGCACCCGTGCCCAGTGGGTGTTCGATCGAGAAAGCTTGTGGCAACAAACAGCAAACGCGGCAGTGCGCCTGCCGCACATTTTGAGCGTCGTCATCAGCGCAGCCTACGAGGAAGTGGAATTCAGCGACGGCACACTGGTCGATACCATCAAGGATGAGCTTGCGCGGGCCTTTCCCCATTTGCGGGCGCTAAGGCTCCGGCACGCCGCGGTCATTCGGGAACGACGCGCCACCCCCTCGCTGACTCCGGAGTTTGAGCGCTGTCGCCCGACCATTGCAACCCATTTGCCCAACGTCTTCTTGGCGGGTGATTGGGTGGCAACGCGTTTACCGGCAACCATCGAGAGTGCGGTCGCCAGCGGCTTTGCGGCGGCTGAAGCTGTTGTTCAGGCTGTCGGAAGGGCGTAG
- a CDS encoding hydroxymethylglutaryl-CoA reductase, degradative has protein sequence MEINPISSRIEGFYKLPRKERLVTLARMGNLEENEVAELLTPTPLPFEVADHMIENAIGVLGLPLGVGLNFLINGRERLVPMAIEEPSVVAAASFAARIVRDAGGFFAEADPSLMIGQIQLVNLPDIDRAKEQILAAAGRILAVANSVHPNMLKRGGGARKIELRPLPDTPCGPMLIVHILVDVGDAMGANAINSIAEAVAPLLEELSGGETRLRILSNLADQRLARATARIPFHLLATKDFSGEQVARRIEEAWAFAYADPYRATTHNKGIMNGIDAVALATGQDWRGIEAGAHAYAARDGQYRPLSEWRVHNGALIGSIELPLAVGIVGGNLECNPRANFGLRLLRARSARDLAAVMAAVGLAQNFAAVRALATDGIQRGHMSLHARGLALAAGATEDIVDQVVEELIASGEVKLSKAREIVASRKRAA, from the coding sequence ATGGAAATCAACCCCATCAGTTCGCGCATCGAAGGCTTTTACAAGCTTCCGCGCAAAGAGCGTCTCGTTACCCTCGCTCGTATGGGCAACCTCGAAGAAAACGAGGTCGCCGAACTATTGACCCCAACGCCGCTGCCGTTTGAGGTGGCCGACCACATGATCGAAAACGCCATCGGCGTTCTCGGCCTACCCCTCGGTGTTGGGTTGAACTTCCTAATCAACGGCCGCGAGCGGCTCGTTCCCATGGCCATCGAGGAACCTTCGGTTGTTGCGGCGGCCAGTTTCGCTGCCCGCATCGTCAGGGACGCCGGCGGGTTTTTTGCCGAAGCTGATCCGTCGCTGATGATTGGCCAAATCCAACTAGTGAACTTACCGGATATCGACCGAGCAAAAGAGCAAATCCTTGCGGCTGCGGGTCGCATCTTGGCGGTGGCAAATTCTGTTCACCCCAACATGCTGAAACGGGGCGGCGGAGCCCGGAAGATCGAGCTGCGGCCGCTCCCTGATACCCCCTGTGGCCCGATGCTCATCGTGCACATTCTCGTCGATGTCGGCGATGCCATGGGGGCTAACGCAATCAACAGCATAGCCGAAGCGGTTGCGCCCTTGCTGGAGGAACTCAGTGGCGGGGAGACCAGGTTGCGCATCTTGTCCAACCTGGCGGACCAGCGCCTCGCTCGCGCCACGGCACGCATTCCTTTCCACCTGCTCGCCACCAAGGACTTCTCCGGGGAACAAGTCGCCCGACGGATCGAGGAGGCTTGGGCCTTCGCTTACGCCGATCCTTACCGCGCCACTACCCACAACAAGGGAATCATGAACGGAATCGACGCCGTGGCCTTAGCTACCGGCCAAGACTGGCGAGGCATCGAAGCCGGAGCGCACGCCTACGCCGCACGCGACGGGCAGTATCGTCCACTCAGCGAATGGCGGGTCCACAACGGAGCCCTGATTGGTTCTATCGAGCTCCCCTTGGCCGTCGGCATTGTGGGCGGCAATTTGGAATGCAACCCGCGCGCAAATTTCGGCTTGCGGCTCTTGCGCGCACGCTCTGCCCGGGATCTCGCGGCGGTCATGGCAGCCGTCGGCCTAGCGCAAAACTTCGCTGCTGTGCGCGCTCTGGCCACTGATGGAATCCAGCGGGGACACATGTCCCTCCATGCCCGCGGGCTTGCACTCGCCGCCGGTGCCACGGAGGACATTGTTGATCAGGTTGTCGAAGAGCTCATCGCCAGCGGCGAGGTGAAGCTCAGCAAAGCGCGGGAAATTGTCGCGTCACGCAAACGCGCAGCCTGA
- the hpnD gene encoding presqualene diphosphate synthase HpnD, translating into MRDAAELQEAYRHCWTIARNHYENFPLGSYLLPRRLRDAIAAIYAFARVADDLADEGEKTPDQRLAALDAWEAQLDACVAGQPESPIFVALADTIQRFSLAVEPFKALLEAFRYDAQFRPFATYADLLQYCTRSANPVGHLVLCLFGYRDAERQQLADRICTGLQLANFWQDVSVDAARGRVYLPKEELQRFGLSIGDILEHGADRERFRGLMEFQVARARTLLESGLSLAEHVSADLAREVRLFAHGGLAILDRIVRIDYDVLHQRPTLSAWDKARLLWQFAKPTPRRPFLLLDDRSPTSLQRDYRYCEEVTRRSSSNFYYAFHLLPAQKRRALYAVYAFCRFVDDVADRSDPAWSPAAGIQRWRDEVGAVFHGTPRHPISRALADSVRRFPLQERYFHELIDGVETDLRPRSYETWEELRTYCYRVASTVGLLCIEIFGYLSPSARQYAIDLGIAFQLTNILRDVREDAERGRIYIPRCDLVQFDCSEGDLLQGRYSSRVASLLAFECGRARAYYLRARAALAPEDQRSLAAAEAMRLIYQRLLARIEAQNFDVFRQRVTLPRYEKVSLALAAWGRSQLQRPA; encoded by the coding sequence ATGAGGGATGCGGCTGAGCTCCAGGAGGCATACCGGCACTGCTGGACCATTGCCCGCAACCACTACGAAAATTTCCCGCTCGGCTCTTACCTCCTACCTCGGCGGCTGCGAGACGCGATCGCAGCCATCTATGCCTTTGCGCGCGTCGCGGACGACCTGGCCGACGAAGGGGAAAAAACTCCCGACCAGCGCCTCGCCGCGCTCGACGCATGGGAGGCACAATTGGATGCCTGCGTGGCCGGCCAGCCCGAGTCGCCCATCTTTGTCGCGCTCGCGGATACCATTCAACGCTTCTCCCTAGCTGTCGAGCCATTTAAGGCACTGCTGGAGGCATTCCGGTACGACGCCCAATTTCGCCCGTTTGCAACGTACGCCGACTTGCTCCAGTATTGCACCCGGTCGGCAAACCCGGTAGGCCACTTGGTGCTCTGTCTGTTCGGCTACCGCGACGCGGAGCGGCAGCAGCTTGCCGACCGGATTTGCACCGGCCTTCAACTCGCGAATTTCTGGCAAGATGTATCCGTGGACGCTGCCAGGGGCCGAGTGTACTTGCCAAAGGAGGAGCTGCAGCGCTTCGGGCTATCGATCGGCGACATCCTCGAGCACGGCGCAGATCGCGAACGATTTCGCGGCTTGATGGAGTTCCAAGTCGCCCGCGCCCGCACTCTGCTGGAAAGCGGCCTTTCCCTAGCAGAGCACGTCTCGGCCGACCTTGCTCGCGAAGTCCGGCTCTTTGCCCATGGAGGACTGGCGATTTTAGACCGCATCGTGCGCATTGACTACGACGTTTTGCACCAACGCCCAACCCTATCCGCTTGGGATAAGGCTCGCCTGCTGTGGCAGTTCGCCAAACCGACGCCGCGCCGGCCGTTTTTGTTGCTGGACGACCGCAGCCCGACCTCCCTTCAACGAGACTACCGCTACTGCGAAGAGGTCACCCGGCGGAGTTCCAGCAATTTTTACTATGCGTTCCACCTCTTGCCCGCACAAAAACGACGGGCACTGTACGCGGTGTACGCGTTCTGCCGGTTTGTGGACGATGTTGCGGATCGGTCTGACCCTGCCTGGTCACCCGCCGCAGGCATCCAACGCTGGCGCGACGAAGTCGGCGCTGTGTTCCACGGCACTCCCCGCCATCCGATCAGCCGTGCGTTAGCAGACTCGGTTCGGCGATTCCCCCTGCAGGAGCGCTACTTTCACGAACTCATCGACGGCGTGGAAACCGACCTGCGCCCGCGCAGCTACGAAACCTGGGAGGAGCTTCGCACTTATTGCTACCGGGTTGCGAGCACGGTTGGTTTGCTCTGCATCGAAATCTTCGGCTACCTTTCGCCCTCCGCCAGGCAATACGCCATCGACCTCGGCATTGCTTTCCAACTGACCAACATTCTCCGCGACGTGCGCGAGGACGCCGAGCGAGGACGCATTTACATTCCCAGGTGCGATCTCGTGCAATTTGACTGCTCCGAGGGCGATCTTTTGCAGGGGCGCTATTCTTCCCGTGTGGCCAGTTTGCTCGCCTTCGAATGCGGCCGCGCGCGGGCGTATTACTTGCGCGCGCGTGCCGCCCTCGCCCCTGAAGACCAGCGCTCGCTGGCAGCCGCGGAAGCCATGCGTTTAATTTATCAACGGCTGCTGGCCCGCATCGAAGCGCAGAATTTCGACGTGTTTAGGCAGCGTGTCACGCTCCCGCGCTACGAGAAAGTGTCCCTCGCCTTGGCTGCTTGGGGACGCTCCCAATTGCAGCGCCCAGCGTAA
- the fni gene encoding type 2 isopentenyl-diphosphate Delta-isomerase: MHKPKTRSPRTPTAIEERKRSHLELCEKAPVEHPEKTTLLEEVDFIHNALPELRIEDLSLCTDFLGKTLQAPFLITGMTGGAPEAFTINRDLAAVAERCGIAFGLGSQRAMQHEPELAWTYQVRKFAPTTVILANIGLTQAAQTPTSALRELVDSVDADGLCIHLNAAQELMQPEGDRDFRGGYDTINRIANELDVPLIVKETGCGISPLVAHRLQDVGVRYVDVSGAGGTSWVRVESFRSAGEAAELGEQFASWGIPTAAALLALRGSPLRRIASGGLRNGVDAAKALALGADLCGMALPVFRAYRAGGKDQAEAFIGQCIRGLRTAMLLTGSRSVAELQHQPLVIGPRLEAWLRALETAQGRK, encoded by the coding sequence GTGCACAAGCCTAAGACAAGGTCGCCGCGCACCCCGACCGCGATCGAGGAACGCAAGCGCTCGCACCTCGAGTTGTGTGAGAAGGCCCCAGTGGAGCACCCCGAGAAAACTACCCTGCTCGAAGAAGTGGATTTCATCCACAACGCCTTGCCCGAGCTCAGGATCGAAGACCTCTCGCTCTGCACGGATTTTCTCGGCAAGACCTTGCAGGCGCCGTTCCTGATTACCGGGATGACTGGCGGGGCACCGGAGGCTTTCACGATCAATCGCGACCTTGCCGCGGTGGCGGAACGCTGCGGCATCGCTTTTGGTCTCGGTAGCCAACGCGCCATGCAGCATGAGCCCGAACTCGCTTGGACGTACCAAGTGCGCAAGTTCGCCCCGACCACGGTGATCCTTGCCAACATTGGGCTTACACAAGCGGCCCAAACACCAACGAGCGCATTGCGGGAACTCGTTGACAGCGTCGACGCCGATGGGCTGTGCATCCACCTCAACGCTGCCCAAGAACTCATGCAACCCGAGGGCGACCGCGACTTTCGCGGTGGTTACGACACCATCAACCGCATCGCGAACGAACTCGATGTGCCCCTCATTGTTAAGGAAACCGGTTGCGGCATCTCACCGCTCGTCGCACACCGCCTGCAGGATGTCGGCGTACGGTACGTCGACGTGTCTGGCGCTGGGGGAACTTCCTGGGTCCGCGTCGAGAGTTTCCGCAGCGCTGGCGAAGCCGCCGAGTTAGGGGAACAGTTTGCCTCGTGGGGAATTCCAACCGCAGCAGCACTGCTCGCGTTACGAGGCTCTCCGCTGCGGCGAATCGCTAGCGGAGGGCTCCGCAACGGGGTCGACGCAGCCAAGGCGCTGGCCTTAGGCGCCGACCTTTGCGGCATGGCCCTACCTGTGTTTCGCGCCTACCGCGCCGGCGGCAAAGACCAAGCGGAAGCATTCATCGGGCAGTGCATCCGGGGGCTCCGCACGGCGATGCTGCTCACGGGCTCGCGCTCCGTCGCAGAACTCCAACATCAACCACTGGTCATTGGGCCACGCTTGGAAGCATGGCTCCGTGCTTTGGAGACCGCACAAGGGAGGAAGTAG